From Chroococcidiopsis thermalis PCC 7203:
AACATTATTGCCATGATGACAGCAATAATCCCGATCGGCAGGTTGATGAAGAAAATCCAGCGCCAACCCAGCGTATCTGTCAGATAGCCACCTAGAGTAGGACCGATCGCGGGTCCGGCAATCACTCCTACGCCAAATACCGATTGAGCTACGCCTTGTTCGGCAGGTGGAAAAGTTTCAAATAAAATTGCTTGGGCTTTAGCTAGCAGTCCTCCCCCAAATAAACCTTGCAGGATGCGGGCAATCACGAGCATCGGTAGGTTAACAGATAATCCACACAGCACGGAAGCGGCTGTAAACCCTGCCATTGAAAAGATGAAGTAGGTTTTCTTGCCGAATACATCTCCCAACCAGGCAGAGAGGGGAATCAGAACGACATTGGCGATCGCGTAACCCGTCACGATCCAGCCCACTTCGCTGACAGTTGCCCCTAGAGTTGCTTGAATGTCGTTCAATGCCACGTTGACGATGCTAGTATCGATTACCTCTAAGATCGCTCCCAGCGAGGCTGTAAGGGCGATCGCCCACTTCAGAGATCCTCGCACGTAGCCTGAATTGTCAGTATTCGGTTGTCGAGATGAGCGTGGCAAACGAGAATGAGTTGTAGCCATGAGCGATCTAAGAGAAATTAATTCGGGGTTGTTGATGCCACTTTAGGAGCCGTTGTCGTATCTACCGTAACGGTCACGTTCAATCCAGGTTTGAGTTTATTTTGTCCATCAGTGTTGGAATTAAATACGAGCCGGACTGGAACCCACTGCACGACTTTGTTGAAATTACCTGTGGCGTTATCGGGTGGCAGTAAGGCGAAGCTAGCGCCTGTTGCCGGACTGATCCCAGCGATCGTGGCGTGAAATGTTTCCCCAGAATAAGCATCCACTTCAACATCTGCTTTCTCGCCAATTTGCAGTTTTCCTAGCGCCGTCTCCTTAAAGTTTGCTTCTACGTAAACCTCGTCGGTTTTGAGTGGTACTACAGACAGCAAAGGTTGCCCTACCTGAACTTTCTGTCCTACTTGGGCGGTTAGTTGTCCGATATAACCATCGACAGGTGCTTTAATCGCGGTGTATGTCAATTGCTGACGCGCCAGAGCTAGTGCGGCTGTTGCCTGTTTTACTTGAGCCTGAGCTTGTTGTTGCCGATCGCGCTGCACCGTCACGTTTTGTCCAGACACTTGAGTTTCTCGCACCTGTCCTCTGGCTGCATCTGCTTCGGCTAGGGCTTTTTGCAATTGGGCTTGAGCATTCTTGAACTCTGCTTGCGATTGAGCGATGGTTTTACGAGCAGCCGTTAGACTAGCTTGGGCGTTTTCATAAGCAGCACGAGCAGAATCAAATTGTTGAGCCGAGATTGCACCTGCTTTGTATAGGGTTTGGTAGCGATGGTAATCTGTTTGCGTCAGATTTATCTCGGTTTGTGCCTGGGCAATTTTGGCTTGGTTAGTTTCAATGACTGCTTGAGCTTGGCTGACGCTGGCTTTTGCTGCATTCGCCGCAGATAAACTTGCTGCTAGCTGCGATCGCGCTTGTTGAACTTGAATCGGATTGGTTTGACTGGTGAGTTTTACAGTGTCGATCGCGCTGTTTAATTGGGCTTTGGCATTTGCTAGTTCTGCCTCTGCCTGTTGTACTTTTAACGGCAAATCTCGATCTTCGAGCATCACCAAAGGTTCTCCTGCTTTGACGCGATCGCCTTCTTCTACCAGGACTTGCTGCACCGTTGCGGAAATCTTGGGAGCAAGCGGCGAAAGATGTCCCTGAATTTGAGCGTTATCCGTACTCACATGGGTGTTTTGAAATTGCCACCAGCGCAGTCCAGCGATCGCACCAACAACAAGAACAACGCCTCCTACAACTAACAACAATCCGCGTCGTTTCTTACTGCGTGGTTTGGGTGCTTCATCAACGGCTTCATCCTCTGTTGCTTTATTAACGACTTCATCTGGTGCTTCATCAACGGCTTCATCCTCTGTTGCTTTATTAACGACTTCATCTGTTGCAACACCGTTATTTTCTGAGTTTTTTCCCTTACATCCGTTGTAGCGATCGATTGGTTCTAATTCTTCTAGTTTGGTCGATGGGGTTTGCTTCATGGCTGGTTCAGATGATTCGAGCGCCGAATCGGAGTTCGAGCGGATGTGAGATTAGATAATGCCAAAAATCTTTTAGTGAAAATACTTAGTTTTTCTGTTGTGACTTGCCGATTGCTAGTTAGCTTGTAGATGGTGTTGCAGTACAACTAGGATTAATAGCTGTCGTACTAACGCCACGTACAAACAAATCTACGCATCCTTCAACGTACTGAGCGCGGCTATAGCCCCTGACGATGGGAACGACATGACGGCGCACCATCCCAGCTAGCAGCATCCCTGTAAACCGATCCACTGCTAACGGTAGGTCTACATCGGGACGAACGCTACCGCGTTCAATGCAGTTACGTAAATAGGCAATCAGCTGTTCGCGCAAGGGAAGGAAAGATTGTTGAAGTACCTGAAGCGCTTCCTGGGGATGCCTCTGCGCTTCGCCAATGAACATCCGAATCAGGGCTTCATACTCTTCCAGCATATTGTCATGCAGCGTTGCATAGTGTAAAAGGTCGCGGCGCAAGTCCTGCGTCCACTCCTCTTGATGGGCGAGTGCCTCTGCTTTTAGAGCGGTAATATGTTGTGCCACAGCACCCAGCAGTTGCTCCTTACTCGGAAAATATCGAAATAACGTGACTTCGTTTACGCCTGCTACGCGAGCAATCTCGCGGGTTGTGGCTCCAACAAAGCCTTCAGTTGAGAAAACTTCAAT
This genomic window contains:
- a CDS encoding HlyD family secretion protein, whose product is MKQTPSTKLEELEPIDRYNGCKGKNSENNGVATDEVVNKATEDEAVDEAPDEVVNKATEDEAVDEAPKPRSKKRRGLLLVVGGVVLVVGAIAGLRWWQFQNTHVSTDNAQIQGHLSPLAPKISATVQQVLVEEGDRVKAGEPLVMLEDRDLPLKVQQAEAELANAKAQLNSAIDTVKLTSQTNPIQVQQARSQLAASLSAANAAKASVSQAQAVIETNQAKIAQAQTEINLTQTDYHRYQTLYKAGAISAQQFDSARAAYENAQASLTAARKTIAQSQAEFKNAQAQLQKALAEADAARGQVRETQVSGQNVTVQRDRQQQAQAQVKQATAALALARQQLTYTAIKAPVDGYIGQLTAQVGQKVQVGQPLLSVVPLKTDEVYVEANFKETALGKLQIGEKADVEVDAYSGETFHATIAGISPATGASFALLPPDNATGNFNKVVQWVPVRLVFNSNTDGQNKLKPGLNVTVTVDTTTAPKVASTTPN
- a CDS encoding TetR/AcrR family transcriptional regulator, giving the protein MARLKQGTVKTRDRLLKAAIEVFSTEGFVGATTREIARVAGVNEVTLFRYFPSKEQLLGAVAQHITALKAEALAHQEEWTQDLRRDLLHYATLHDNMLEEYEALIRMFIGEAQRHPQEALQVLQQSFLPLREQLIAYLRNCIERGSVRPDVDLPLAVDRFTGMLLAGMVRRHVVPIVRGYSRAQYVEGCVDLFVRGVSTTAINPSCTATPSTS